In the Ramlibacter tataouinensis TTB310 genome, one interval contains:
- a CDS encoding DUF192 domain-containing protein — MKTLLLALTTATLAFAPAWAQTQEPQLNLPRAKLSAGMHQIDAQVAGTPGQRATGLMWRREMPQHEGMLFVFDQPSVQCFWMMNTLIPLSAAFLADDGSIVNVADMQARSPESHCSAKPVRYVLEMNQGWFAKKGLKPGDKLSGGPFARR, encoded by the coding sequence ATGAAGACCCTGCTGCTCGCCCTCACCACCGCGACACTGGCGTTTGCCCCGGCCTGGGCGCAAACGCAGGAACCCCAGCTGAACTTGCCGCGCGCCAAGCTGTCGGCCGGCATGCACCAGATCGACGCCCAGGTCGCCGGCACGCCCGGCCAGCGCGCCACCGGCCTCATGTGGCGCCGGGAGATGCCCCAGCACGAAGGCATGCTGTTCGTCTTCGACCAGCCTTCCGTCCAGTGCTTCTGGATGATGAACACCCTGATCCCGCTGAGCGCGGCCTTCCTGGCCGACGACGGCAGCATCGTCAACGTGGCCGACATGCAGGCGCGCAGCCCCGAGTCCCATTGCTCGGCCAAGCCGGTGCGCTACGTGCTCGAGATGAACCAGGGCTGGTTCGCCAAGAAGGGCCTCAAGCCCGGCGACAAGCTCAGCGGCGGCCCCTTCGCGCGGCGATAG
- a CDS encoding superoxide dismutase — MEHTLPPLPFPIDSLAPHYSRETLEYHHGKHHNAYVVNLNNLQKGTEFENLPLEDIIKKSSGGIYNNAAQIWNHTFFWNCMKPAGGGEPRGALAEAINKKWGSYAAFREAFVKSAVGNFGSGWTWLVKKPDGSVDIVNMGAAGTPLTTQDKPLLTVDVWEHAYYIDYRNLRPKFVETFLDKLANWDFAAKNFG; from the coding sequence ATGGAACACACCCTGCCGCCGCTTCCTTTCCCGATCGATTCCCTCGCGCCGCACTACTCGCGGGAAACGCTGGAATACCACCATGGCAAGCACCACAACGCCTACGTGGTGAACCTCAACAACCTGCAGAAGGGCACCGAGTTCGAGAACCTGCCCCTGGAGGACATCATCAAGAAGTCCTCGGGCGGCATCTACAACAACGCCGCGCAGATCTGGAACCACACCTTCTTCTGGAATTGCATGAAGCCGGCTGGCGGCGGCGAGCCCAGGGGCGCCCTGGCCGAGGCCATCAACAAGAAGTGGGGCAGCTACGCCGCCTTCCGCGAGGCCTTCGTCAAGTCGGCCGTGGGCAACTTCGGTTCGGGCTGGACCTGGCTGGTCAAGAAGCCCGACGGCAGCGTGGACATCGTCAACATGGGCGCCGCCGGCACGCCGCTGACCACCCAGGACAAGCCGCTGCTGACGGTCGACGTCTGGGAGCACGCCTACTACATCGACTACCGCAACCTGCGCCCCAAGTTCGTCGAGACCTTCCTCGACAAGCTGGCGAACTGGGACTTCGCGGCCAAGAACTTCGGCTGA
- the xseA gene encoding exodeoxyribonuclease VII large subunit: protein MPEVQSPALAPRTWQVGALCRAIAESLDARFNPVAVRGEVSGFSRAPSGHCYFTLKDASGQLRCAMFRRAASLLEFLPRDGDVVEVRGRLDVYEPRGDLQLIVESLSRAGQGALFEQFLRLKARLEAEGLFDAGRKRPLPALPRGIGLVTSLGAAALHDVVTALRRRAAHVPVVLAPAAVQGAQAPAELVAALRALYARAATGELDVILLVRGGGSLEDLWAFNDEQLARTVVASPVPLVSGVGHETDFTIADFCADLRAPTPTAAAELAAQPRDAWLGDLARLQQRLRDVVTRRFDVASQRLDAAAGRLGRPSARAASQHQRLERQALRLRHALERRLREAAGAAEEGQDALQRAVQDRLAQAGQELGRAQLRLELMDPRLVLRRGYALLTRMGGEVVSSAAQVRTGEALRARLADGEVDLTVAPPRLI from the coding sequence ATGCCTGAGGTCCAGAGCCCAGCATTGGCGCCGCGCACCTGGCAGGTTGGCGCACTTTGCCGCGCCATTGCTGAGTCTCTGGACGCCAGGTTCAACCCGGTCGCGGTCCGCGGCGAGGTTTCGGGCTTCTCGCGCGCCCCCAGCGGGCATTGCTACTTCACGCTCAAGGACGCCAGCGGCCAGCTGCGCTGCGCCATGTTCCGCCGTGCCGCCTCGCTGCTGGAGTTCCTGCCGCGGGACGGCGACGTGGTCGAGGTGCGGGGCCGCCTGGACGTCTACGAGCCGCGCGGCGACCTGCAGCTGATCGTCGAGAGCCTGTCGCGGGCCGGGCAGGGCGCCTTGTTCGAGCAGTTCCTGCGGCTCAAGGCGAGGCTGGAAGCCGAGGGCCTGTTCGATGCGGGCCGCAAGCGGCCACTGCCGGCCCTGCCGCGCGGCATCGGGCTGGTGACTTCGCTGGGCGCGGCGGCGCTGCACGACGTGGTGACCGCCCTGCGGCGGCGCGCCGCCCATGTGCCGGTGGTGCTCGCGCCGGCGGCGGTGCAGGGCGCGCAGGCGCCGGCCGAGCTGGTGGCCGCGCTGCGGGCGCTGTACGCCCGCGCCGCAACCGGCGAGCTCGACGTGATCCTGCTGGTGCGCGGCGGCGGCTCGCTGGAGGACCTGTGGGCCTTCAACGACGAGCAGCTGGCGCGTACCGTCGTGGCCAGCCCGGTGCCGCTGGTCAGCGGCGTGGGCCACGAGACCGATTTCACCATCGCCGATTTCTGCGCCGACCTGCGTGCGCCCACGCCCACCGCCGCCGCCGAGCTGGCGGCCCAGCCGCGTGACGCCTGGCTGGGCGACCTGGCGCGCCTGCAGCAGCGCCTGCGCGACGTCGTCACGCGGCGCTTCGATGTGGCCAGCCAGCGCCTGGATGCGGCCGCCGGCCGCCTGGGCCGGCCGTCGGCCCGCGCCGCGAGCCAGCACCAGCGGCTGGAGCGCCAGGCGCTGCGTCTGCGGCATGCGCTGGAGCGCCGGTTGCGCGAGGCCGCGGGCGCTGCCGAAGAAGGGCAGGACGCGCTCCAGCGCGCCGTGCAGGACCGGCTGGCGCAGGCCGGCCAGGAGCTTGGCCGCGCCCAGCTTCGGCTGGAGCTGATGGACCCGCGGCTGGTGCTGCGCCGTGGCTATGCGCTGCTGACGCGGATGGGCGGCGAAGTGGTCAGCAGCGCGGCACAGGTGCGCACCGGCGAGGCGCTGCGCGCCCGCCTGGCCGACGGTGAGGTCGATCTGACCGTCGCGCCGCCCCGCCTGATTTAG
- a CDS encoding MotA/TolQ/ExbB proton channel family protein encodes MFSIIQAAGWPIWPLIACSILALALVIERFVSLKTAKVAPPRLLDEALAVSRSAVPTPDVVRQLEQNSALGEVLASGFRALNSDPRCSEENLRASMEGAGRAVAHRLERYLSALATIASAAPLLGLLGTVIGMIEIFGSQAPGASTGGNPAQLAHGISIALYNTAFGLMVAIPALIFWRYFRARVDGYLLSLELASERFVRHLNTLRR; translated from the coding sequence TTGTTTTCGATCATACAAGCCGCAGGCTGGCCGATCTGGCCGCTGATCGCCTGCTCCATCCTGGCCCTGGCGCTGGTCATCGAGCGCTTCGTCAGCCTGAAGACCGCCAAGGTCGCCCCACCCCGGTTATTGGACGAGGCGCTGGCCGTCTCGCGCAGCGCGGTGCCCACGCCCGACGTGGTCCGGCAGCTGGAGCAGAACTCCGCACTGGGCGAGGTCCTGGCCAGCGGGTTCCGGGCGCTGAACTCGGACCCGCGCTGCAGCGAGGAGAACCTGCGCGCCTCCATGGAAGGCGCGGGCCGCGCCGTTGCCCACCGTCTGGAGCGCTACCTCAGCGCACTGGCCACGATCGCCTCGGCCGCCCCCCTGCTGGGCCTGCTGGGCACCGTGATCGGGATGATCGAGATCTTCGGCTCGCAGGCGCCCGGCGCATCCACCGGAGGCAACCCGGCGCAGCTGGCGCACGGCATCTCGATCGCGCTGTACAACACCGCCTTCGGCCTGATGGTGGCCATCCCGGCGCTGATCTTCTGGCGCTACTTCCGCGCCCGCGTCGACGGCTACCTGCTGTCGCTGGAACTGGCGTCCGAGCGCTTCGTGCGCCACCTGAACACGTTGCGGCGCTAG
- a CDS encoding ExbD/TolR family protein translates to MNFRPRAKEEPEINLIPFIDVLLVVLIFLMLSTTYSKFTELQLRLPVADADAQRDYPREVIVGIAGDGRYTVNRSPVSGRSVEAMSAALTTAAVAGRDSVVIISADAASPHQAVITVLEAARRSGLNQVTFAAQSSATGGKP, encoded by the coding sequence ATGAACTTCCGTCCGCGCGCCAAGGAAGAGCCGGAGATCAACCTGATCCCGTTCATCGACGTGCTGCTGGTGGTGCTGATCTTCCTGATGCTGTCCACCACCTACAGCAAGTTCACCGAGCTGCAGCTGCGGCTGCCGGTGGCCGACGCCGACGCCCAGCGCGACTACCCCCGCGAGGTGATCGTGGGCATCGCCGGCGACGGCCGCTACACCGTCAACCGCAGCCCGGTCTCCGGCCGCAGCGTCGAGGCGATGTCGGCGGCCCTGACCACGGCAGCGGTCGCGGGCAGGGACAGCGTCGTCATCATCAGCGCCGATGCGGCCTCGCCCCACCAGGCGGTCATCACCGTGCTCGAGGCCGCCCGGCGCTCGGGCCTGAACCAGGTCACCTTCGCCGCGCAGTCCTCCGCCACCGGCGGAAAGCCGTAG
- the lpxK gene encoding tetraacyldisaccharide 4'-kinase, with product MAAAALQRAWRGRGPLACLLWPLSLLFGMLAALRRAAYRRGWRRTEDAGIPVIVIGNVLTGGAGKTPVVMAVVEHLRAAGLRPGVISRGYGRHSRGTREVHADSPPGEVGDEPLLIARRCGVPVFVAERRMAAARALRAAHPATQVLVCDDGLQHLGLARDVEVCVFDERGTGNGWLLPAGPLRERWPRPVDLVLRPAGVPIEGFGLQRRLADEAVRADGTRRPLEALRETPCIALAGIAKPEAFFAMLRERGLAPVRTVALPDHDDFAGWQPGAHAGHSLLCTEKDAVKLWRHRPDAWAVPLALAIEPAFWSRLDSLLAPKLSSPHGSQTA from the coding sequence GTGGCCGCGGCGGCGCTGCAGCGCGCCTGGCGCGGCCGCGGCCCGCTGGCGTGCCTGCTGTGGCCGCTGTCGCTGCTGTTCGGCATGCTGGCCGCCCTGCGCCGCGCGGCCTACCGCCGGGGCTGGCGGCGCACCGAAGATGCCGGCATCCCCGTCATCGTGATCGGCAACGTGCTGACCGGCGGCGCCGGCAAGACACCGGTGGTCATGGCGGTGGTCGAGCACCTGCGCGCCGCCGGGCTGCGGCCGGGCGTGATCTCCCGCGGCTATGGGCGGCACTCACGCGGCACGCGCGAGGTCCATGCCGACTCGCCGCCCGGAGAGGTCGGTGACGAGCCGCTGCTGATCGCGCGCCGCTGCGGCGTGCCGGTGTTCGTCGCCGAACGGCGCATGGCCGCGGCACGCGCCCTGCGCGCCGCCCATCCCGCCACCCAGGTGCTGGTGTGCGACGACGGCCTGCAGCACCTGGGCCTGGCGCGCGACGTGGAGGTCTGCGTGTTCGACGAACGCGGCACCGGCAACGGCTGGCTGCTGCCGGCCGGTCCGCTGCGCGAGCGCTGGCCGCGGCCGGTGGACCTGGTGCTGCGGCCCGCCGGGGTGCCCATCGAGGGCTTCGGCCTGCAGCGCCGGCTGGCCGACGAGGCCGTGCGCGCCGACGGCACGCGCCGTCCCCTGGAGGCCCTGCGCGAGACGCCCTGCATCGCACTGGCGGGCATCGCCAAGCCCGAGGCTTTCTTCGCCATGCTGCGCGAGCGCGGCCTGGCACCGGTGCGGACCGTCGCCCTGCCCGACCACGACGATTTCGCCGGCTGGCAGCCCGGCGCGCACGCCGGCCACAGCCTGCTCTGCACCGAGAAAGACGCGGTGAAGCTGTGGCGGCACCGGCCCGATGCCTGGGCCGTGCCGCTGGCGCTGGCCATCGAGCCGGCGTTCTGGTCGCGGCTCGATTCGCTGCTGGCGCCAAAGCTATCATCCCCGCATGGATCCCAAACTGCTTGA
- a CDS encoding Trm112 family protein — translation MDPKLLELLVCPVTKGFLDYDRNRQELLSRAARLAYPIRDGIPILLEEQARPLSDEELERLPKRTPLV, via the coding sequence ATGGATCCCAAACTGCTTGAGTTGCTGGTCTGCCCGGTCACCAAGGGCTTCCTCGACTACGACCGCAACCGGCAGGAGCTGCTGTCGCGCGCCGCGCGGCTGGCCTACCCGATCCGCGACGGCATCCCCATCCTGCTGGAAGAACAGGCCCGCCCCTTGAGCGACGAGGAGCTGGAGCGGCTGCCCAAGCGCACGCCCCTGGTGTAG
- the kdsB gene encoding 3-deoxy-manno-octulosonate cytidylyltransferase has protein sequence MSYTVLIPARLASTRLPDKPLADIAGRPMVVRVAERAQRSGASRVVVAADSPAIAQACRAHGIEAVMTRPDHPSGSDRLAEACQQLGLAEDSTVVNVQGDEPLIDPALIDAVAALLAQRPEAAMSTAAHAIDAVADFGNPNVVKVVTDARGLALYFSRAPIAWWRDGFAAGIEQLPQPRPLRHIGIYGYRAGFLQAFPRLPQAPIEQLEALEQLRALWHGHRIAVHLSAHAPGPGVDTPEDLQRVRALFAAGAA, from the coding sequence ATGAGCTACACCGTCCTGATCCCCGCGCGGCTGGCTTCCACCCGCCTGCCCGACAAGCCGCTGGCCGACATCGCCGGCCGGCCCATGGTGGTGCGGGTGGCCGAGCGCGCGCAGCGCAGCGGCGCGAGCCGCGTGGTGGTGGCGGCGGACAGCCCAGCCATCGCGCAGGCCTGCCGGGCGCACGGTATCGAAGCCGTGATGACCCGTCCCGACCATCCGTCCGGCAGCGACCGGCTGGCCGAGGCCTGCCAGCAGCTGGGACTGGCCGAGGACAGCACGGTGGTCAACGTGCAGGGCGACGAGCCGCTGATCGACCCGGCCCTGATCGATGCGGTGGCGGCCCTGCTGGCGCAGCGCCCCGAGGCCGCCATGAGCACGGCGGCGCATGCCATCGACGCGGTCGCCGATTTCGGCAACCCGAACGTGGTGAAGGTGGTGACCGATGCGCGCGGCCTGGCGCTGTACTTCAGCCGGGCACCCATCGCCTGGTGGCGCGACGGCTTCGCCGCGGGCATCGAGCAGCTGCCGCAGCCGCGCCCGCTGCGGCACATCGGCATCTACGGCTACCGCGCCGGCTTCCTGCAGGCTTTCCCGCGCTTGCCGCAGGCACCGATCGAGCAGCTGGAGGCGCTGGAGCAGCTGCGTGCGCTGTGGCACGGCCACCGCATCGCGGTGCACCTGTCGGCGCACGCCCCGGGGCCGGGCGTCGACACGCCCGAGGACCTGCAGCGCGTGCGCGCCCTGTTCGCCGCCGGCGCGGCGTAA
- the adk gene encoding adenylate kinase produces MRLILLGAPGAGKGTQAAFICQKYGIPQISTGDMLRAAVKAGTPLGLAAKKVMDSGALVGDDIIIGLVKERLAQPDCAKGFLFDGFPRTLPQADAMKDAGVKLDYVLEIDVPFEAIVERMSGRRSHPGSGRTYHVKFNPPKVAGLDDVTGEPLIQREDDKEETVLKRLQVYASQTRPLVDYYANWAKADPLNAPRYRAISGVGTVEEITARALAALSS; encoded by the coding sequence ATGAGACTGATTCTGTTGGGCGCACCCGGGGCGGGCAAGGGCACGCAGGCCGCGTTCATCTGCCAGAAGTACGGCATCCCGCAGATCTCCACCGGCGACATGCTGCGCGCCGCGGTGAAGGCCGGCACGCCGCTCGGACTGGCAGCCAAGAAGGTCATGGACTCGGGCGCCCTGGTGGGCGACGACATCATCATCGGCCTGGTCAAGGAGCGCCTGGCCCAGCCCGATTGCGCCAAGGGCTTCCTGTTCGACGGCTTCCCGCGCACCCTCCCGCAGGCCGACGCCATGAAGGACGCCGGCGTCAAGCTGGACTACGTGCTGGAGATCGACGTGCCCTTCGAGGCCATCGTCGAGCGCATGAGCGGCCGCCGCTCGCACCCGGGTTCGGGCCGCACCTACCACGTCAAGTTCAACCCGCCCAAGGTCGCGGGCCTGGATGACGTCACCGGCGAGCCGCTGATCCAGCGCGAAGACGACAAGGAAGAGACGGTGCTCAAGCGGCTGCAGGTCTACGCCTCGCAGACCCGCCCGCTGGTCGACTACTACGCCAACTGGGCCAAGGCCGACCCGCTGAACGCGCCCAGGTACCGCGCCATCAGCGGCGTGGGCACCGTGGAAGAGATCACCGCCCGCGCCCTGGCGGCGCTGTCCAGCTGA
- a CDS encoding DUF6152 family protein, giving the protein MKRRTLVLAGVAVPGLALAHHGWSSFDQDRPVWLEGKVSRVRWQNPHAELELDIASNLRVPADLASRPLPPQSAPVDGKALLSRAVVPTRKDARWEVELAPLTRMEAWKVAEIKPGATVGVLGFTFKEEKGDPVLRAEYLFVDGKTYGLRSSPA; this is encoded by the coding sequence ATGAAACGTCGCACCCTCGTGCTTGCCGGCGTCGCCGTGCCCGGCCTGGCCCTGGCCCACCATGGCTGGAGCAGTTTCGACCAGGACCGCCCGGTGTGGCTGGAAGGCAAGGTGTCGCGGGTGCGCTGGCAGAACCCGCATGCCGAGCTGGAGCTGGACATCGCGTCCAACCTGCGCGTGCCGGCCGACCTGGCCTCGCGGCCGCTGCCGCCGCAGAGCGCGCCGGTGGATGGCAAGGCCCTGCTGTCGCGGGCGGTGGTGCCCACGCGCAAGGACGCGCGCTGGGAGGTGGAGCTGGCGCCCCTGACACGCATGGAGGCCTGGAAGGTGGCCGAGATCAAGCCGGGCGCGACCGTGGGCGTGCTGGGCTTTACCTTCAAGGAAGAGAAGGGCGATCCGGTGCTGCGCGCCGAGTACCTGTTCGTGGACGGCAAGACCTACGGCCTGCGCTCCAGCCCAGCGTGA
- a CDS encoding asparaginase, which translates to MPQKIVVLGTGGTIAGTAAAPGDHLGYTAAQLGVEALVAAVPALAGVPLACEQVAQLDSKDMDFTTWQQLVLRCRHWLDQPDVQGLVITHGTDTLEETAFLLHRVLAPAKPVVLTCAMRPATALMADGPQNLLDAVTVARAPGATGVVAVCAGVVHAAPDVSKQHSYRLDAFTSGEAGPAGLVEEGRLRLLRDWPAAGAKEGPAAMNLIAAAQAWPRVEIVFNHAGADGGIVRALLAHGVDGIVAAGTGNGTLSRGLEAALLQAQERGVRVLRATRCVFGRVLPHGGDVLPHAEGLSPVKARIELLLRLLAERA; encoded by the coding sequence ATGCCGCAGAAAATCGTGGTGCTGGGCACCGGCGGCACCATTGCGGGCACCGCCGCGGCGCCTGGCGACCACCTGGGCTACACCGCCGCGCAGCTGGGGGTGGAGGCGCTGGTGGCCGCCGTGCCGGCCCTGGCCGGCGTGCCGCTCGCCTGCGAGCAGGTCGCCCAGCTGGACAGCAAGGACATGGACTTCACGACCTGGCAGCAGCTGGTGCTGCGCTGCAGGCACTGGCTGGACCAGCCCGACGTGCAGGGCCTGGTCATCACCCACGGCACCGACACGCTGGAGGAAACGGCCTTCCTGCTGCACCGGGTGCTGGCGCCGGCCAAGCCGGTGGTGCTGACCTGCGCCATGCGCCCGGCCACCGCCCTGATGGCCGACGGGCCGCAGAACCTGCTGGACGCCGTGACCGTCGCGCGGGCGCCGGGCGCGACCGGCGTGGTGGCCGTGTGCGCGGGCGTGGTCCACGCCGCGCCGGACGTCAGCAAGCAGCACAGCTACCGGCTGGATGCCTTCACCTCGGGCGAGGCCGGGCCGGCGGGCCTGGTGGAGGAAGGCCGCCTGCGGCTGCTGCGCGACTGGCCCGCGGCCGGCGCGAAGGAGGGGCCGGCGGCCATGAACCTCATCGCCGCGGCACAGGCCTGGCCGCGCGTGGAGATCGTGTTCAACCATGCGGGTGCGGACGGCGGCATCGTACGCGCCCTGCTGGCTCACGGCGTGGACGGCATCGTCGCCGCCGGTACCGGCAACGGCACGCTCAGCCGCGGCCTGGAGGCGGCCCTGTTGCAGGCCCAGGAACGCGGGGTGCGCGTGCTGCGGGCCACGCGCTGCGTGTTCGGGCGCGTGCTGCCGCATGGCGGTGACGTGCTGCCGCACGCGGAGGGCCTGTCGCCTGTCAAGGCGCGCATCGAACTGCTGCTGCGGCTGCTGGCCGAGCGCGCCTGA
- the lexA gene encoding transcriptional repressor LexA, which yields MIDTPKLTARQQQILDLIQSAIARTGAPPTRAEIAAELGFKSANAAEEHLQALARKGVIELVSGTSRGIRLQGETLRSIHESRIKQFSLPLQSLAQLALPLVGRVAAGSPILAQEHVDQTYYVESSLFQRRPDYLLKVRGMSMRDAGIMDGDLLAVQATKDAKNGQIIVARLGDEVTVKRFRRNKHLIELHPENPDYPTIVVEPGEPFEIEGLAVGLIRNTMLM from the coding sequence ATGATCGACACGCCCAAGCTCACCGCCCGCCAGCAACAGATTCTGGACCTGATCCAGAGCGCCATCGCCCGCACCGGCGCCCCGCCGACCCGGGCCGAGATCGCCGCCGAGCTGGGCTTCAAGTCGGCCAACGCCGCCGAGGAACACCTGCAGGCCCTGGCCCGCAAGGGCGTGATCGAGCTGGTCAGCGGCACCTCCCGCGGCATCCGCCTCCAGGGCGAGACGCTGCGCTCCATCCACGAGTCGCGCATCAAGCAGTTCTCGCTGCCGCTGCAAAGCCTGGCGCAGCTGGCGCTGCCCCTGGTCGGCCGGGTCGCGGCCGGCTCGCCGATTCTGGCGCAGGAACACGTGGACCAGACCTACTACGTCGAGAGCAGCCTGTTCCAGCGCCGGCCCGACTACCTGCTCAAGGTGCGCGGCATGTCCATGCGCGACGCCGGCATCATGGACGGCGACCTGCTGGCCGTGCAGGCCACCAAGGATGCCAAGAACGGCCAGATCATCGTGGCCCGCCTGGGCGACGAGGTCACGGTCAAGCGCTTCCGCCGCAACAAGCACCTGATCGAGCTGCACCCCGAGAACCCGGACTACCCCACCATCGTGGTCGAGCCCGGCGAGCCGTTCGAGATCGAGGGCCTGGCCGTCGGCCTGATCCGCAACACCATGCTGATGTAG
- a CDS encoding DUF1993 domain-containing protein: MSISMSSASLPIFKTMLANLAHLLDKGQAHAEVRKFDAAALTTFRLAPDMLPFTRQVLIACDAAKNGVARISGMEAPRFEDNESTFPELKARIQKTLDWLATVPAGKLDGTEDKEITFPVGREATRTMKAEAYLKHWVLPNFFFHVTTAYAILRHNGVELGKGDYLMGKA, translated from the coding sequence ATGAGCATCTCCATGTCGTCGGCCAGCCTGCCGATCTTCAAGACCATGCTGGCCAACCTGGCCCACCTCCTGGACAAGGGGCAGGCGCACGCCGAAGTGCGCAAGTTCGACGCGGCGGCCCTGACCACCTTCCGGCTCGCGCCCGACATGCTGCCCTTCACGCGCCAGGTGCTGATCGCCTGCGACGCCGCCAAGAACGGCGTGGCCCGCATCTCCGGCATGGAGGCGCCGCGCTTCGAGGACAACGAGAGCACCTTCCCCGAGCTGAAGGCGCGCATCCAGAAGACGCTGGACTGGCTGGCCACCGTGCCGGCCGGCAAGCTCGATGGCACCGAGGACAAGGAGATCACCTTCCCGGTGGGCCGCGAGGCCACCCGCACCATGAAGGCCGAGGCCTACCTCAAGCACTGGGTGCTGCCCAACTTCTTCTTCCACGTGACCACCGCCTATGCCATCCTGCGGCACAACGGCGTGGAGCTGGGCAAGGGCGACTACCTCATGGGCAAGGCCTGA
- a CDS encoding D-2-hydroxyacid dehydrogenase family protein — protein MNIVILDDYQDAVRKLRCAAKLEAYPAKVYTNTVKGIGQLSVRLRDADAIVLIRERTHINRQLVEKLPRLRLISQTGRAGPHIDIDACTERGIVVTEGAGSPVAPAELTWALIMAAMRRLPQYIQTLKHGGWQQSGMKSGSMPANFGVGMALRGKTLGVWGYGKIGQLVAGYGRAFGMRVLVWGREGSRSRAQADGHTVAESREQLFAESDVLSLHLRLNPETAGIVRLDDFSRMKPTSLFVNTSRAELVEQDALLAGLSRGRPGMAAVDVFESEPILQGHALLRLENCICTPHIGYVEQDSYELYFGTAFDNIVNFIKGTPTNVVNPAALQYRR, from the coding sequence ATGAACATCGTGATCCTCGACGACTACCAGGATGCGGTGCGCAAGCTGCGCTGCGCCGCCAAGCTCGAGGCCTATCCCGCGAAGGTTTACACCAATACCGTCAAGGGCATCGGCCAGCTGTCGGTGCGGCTGCGCGATGCGGACGCCATCGTCCTGATCCGCGAGCGCACCCACATCAATCGCCAGCTGGTGGAGAAGCTGCCCCGGCTCAGGCTGATCTCGCAGACCGGCCGCGCCGGGCCGCACATCGACATCGATGCCTGCACCGAGCGCGGCATCGTGGTCACCGAGGGAGCCGGCTCCCCGGTGGCGCCGGCCGAGCTGACCTGGGCACTGATCATGGCCGCCATGCGCCGGCTGCCGCAGTACATCCAGACCCTCAAGCACGGCGGCTGGCAGCAGTCGGGCATGAAATCCGGCTCCATGCCGGCCAACTTCGGCGTCGGCATGGCGCTGCGCGGCAAGACGCTGGGCGTCTGGGGCTACGGCAAGATCGGCCAGCTGGTGGCGGGCTATGGCCGGGCCTTCGGCATGCGCGTGCTGGTGTGGGGCCGCGAGGGTTCGCGCTCGCGGGCCCAGGCCGACGGCCACACGGTCGCCGAAAGCCGCGAGCAGCTGTTCGCCGAGAGCGACGTGCTCAGCCTGCACCTGCGCCTGAACCCGGAAACCGCCGGCATCGTGCGGCTGGACGATTTCAGCCGCATGAAGCCCACCTCGCTGTTCGTCAACACCTCGCGCGCCGAGCTGGTCGAGCAGGACGCGCTGCTGGCCGGTCTCAGCCGCGGCCGCCCCGGCATGGCGGCGGTGGACGTGTTCGAGAGCGAGCCCATCCTGCAGGGCCATGCGCTGCTGCGCCTGGAAAACTGCATCTGCACGCCGCACATCGGCTACGTGGAGCAGGACAGCTACGAGCTGTACTTCGGCACGGCATTCGACAACATCGTCAATTTCATCAAGGGCACGCCCACCAACGTGGTCAACCCGGCCGCGCTGCAGTACCGCCGCTAA